The DNA sequence CGTACGCTGCGCAAGCTGCTCGCGGCCGGTGAGCTGGGCGACGTCTGGCGCTTCGAGTCCCGCTTCGAGCGCTGGCGCCCGCAGCCCAAGGGCGGCTGGCGCGAGTCCGGCGACCCCGAGGAGATCGGCGGACTCCTGTACGACCTGGGGAGCCACGTCGTCGACCAGGCCCTGGTGCTCTTCGGCCCGGCGGCGCGCGTGTACGCGGAGGCGGACGTCCGCCGTCCGGGCGCGCGGGCCGACGACGACACCTTCATCGCGATCACCCACACCGGCGGCGTCCGCTCGCACCTGTACGTGAGCGCGACCGCGGCCCAGCTCGGCCCGCGCTTCCGCGTCCTCGGCTCGGCCGCGGGCTATGTGAAGTACGGCCTGGACCCGCAGGAGGCCGCCCTGCGCGAGGGCAGGCGCCCCGGCGGCGGCGACGCCGAAGGGCCGTGGGGCGCGGAGCCCGAGTGCGTGTGGGGCCGGGTCGGCTCCGGCGAGTCCCCGCTGACCGGCGGCGGCCGCCCCGAGCCCACGCTGCCGGGCGACTACCCCGCGTACTACGCGGCCGTGGCCGCCGCCCTGCGCGGCGAGGGCGACAACCCGGTCACGGCGCACGAGGCGGCCGCGGCCCTCGACGTCCTGGAGGCCGCGCGCCGCTCGGCCCGCGACGGCGTGGCGGTGGCGCTGTGACGACCCGTCCGACCGAGCCGACGGCCCCCTCCATCGAGGAGATCGAGGAGCAGGAGCGCCGGCTGACGCTGCCGCGCTTCACCCACGAGGACGCCTGGGCGCTCGGCTGTCTCCTGGTGGAGCTCGCGCGTGAGCGCCGGGCGCCCGTCGCGATCGACATCCGGCGCGGCGGCCAGCAGCTCTTCCACGCGGCGCTGCCCGGCTCGTCGCCGGACAACGACGCCTGGATCGACCGCAAGCGCCGCGTCGTCGAGCGGTACGGCTGCTCGTCGTACCTGGTGGGCAGCCGGTTCCGCGCCAAGGGCACGACGTTCGATGACTCCTCGCGCCTCGACCCCGACCGGTACGCGGCGCACGGCGGCGCGTTCCCGATCGGGGTCGAGGGCGTGGGCGTCATCGGCACGGTGACCGTCTCGGGCCTCCCCCAGGTCGCGGATCACGCGCTCGTGGTGGAGGCCCTGGAGCGGTTCAGCGCGTCCTGACGCCCGGGTGAGGGTCCGTCACTCGAACTCTCCGGCGCGGCGGCGGCGTACCGTCACCACGACCGTGACACCCGCCGCGAGCAGCGCGGCGGCGATCCCGCCCACCAGCGCGAGCTCCCCGGACGAGGCGCCCGTGTGCGCCATCTCGTCGGGGCTCTTGGTCGGGTGCGGGTGCGTGGGCGAGTCCGTCGGGGACGGCGAGGGCGACGGGCCGTCGCTGTCCGACGGGGACGGGGACGGGCCATCGCTGTCGGAGGGCGAAGGCGAGGGCCCGTCGCTGTCGGACGGAGACGGCGACGGCGACGGGTCGTCACTGTCCGACGGCGACGGAGACGGCGACGGATCGTCGCTGTCCGACGGGGACGGTGAAGGCGACGGGTCGTCGCTGTCCGAGGGCGACGGAGACGGCGAGGGGTCATCGCTGTCGGACGGGGACGGCGAGGGCGACGGGTCGTCGCTGTCCGAAGGTGATGGAGACGGCGACGGGTCATCACTGTCGGACGGAGACGGTGAAGGCGACGGGTCGTCACTGTCCGACGGGGACGGCGACGGAGACGGGCTCTCGCTCTCCGACGGGGACGGCGAGGGCGACGGCGAGGTGCACGTCGGCAGGTCGCCGTTGAACGGGTAGGCGTGGAACTCCTGCCCGCCCCCCGCGCCCGAGGTGTGCGTCAGCGAACCCACCGTGAAGAAGCGCCCGTTCATGCCCGGCATCCGCACCGTCGAGGTGCTTCCCGCCGAGCCCACGAGCACGCTGCCCGCGAACTGCGCGGTGCCGTTGAACTCCACCGAGGTGGCGTCCGGGAAGTTCCACAGGAGCCGCTCGCGCAGCCCGTCGGGGAACCCGCCCACGTACGTGTTGATCTGGCGCTCCGTGCCGTACATGTTGACCAGCACGGTGGCGTCGGCCGGGATGGCGGCGAAGGTGATGCCCTGCTGGCCGCCGTTGGGGCTCGCGAGGTCGAAGTCGACGTCGAAGACCTGGAGCTTGGACGTGCCGTCGCCGGTGAGGATGGTCCCGGTGGGGGTGTAGTTGGCGGTGCCGGTGGTCGCGCGCTTCGCGCCCTGGTCGTACGCGTAGCACTGGCTGGCCGCGGTCAGCTGGCCGGGCAGCGCGGCGTACGGGTCGGCCGCCCCGGCCTCCTGCACCGCCGGAGGGGCGACCGTGCCGCTGGCCGTGCCCTCGTACACGACGCGGCCGGAGACGCCGCCCTCCTCGGCGAGCAGCCGCTGGCCGGTGGCGACGGTCAGGTCGCCGCCCGTGGTCAGGAAGTCCGAGCCGTTGGGCGGCGGCACGCGCGAGCCGACACCGGCGACGCCCACGTTGTAGATCTGCGAGGCGCCCGCCCGCTTGTTCATGTCGAAGTCGCCGAGCACGACGACCTTGCCCTCGGCCTCCGCCGCCGCCTCGCGGACGAGCATGTCCTCGCCGACGAAGACGTTGATGTTCTCGTCGCGGCCTGCCACGGGACCGTTGTTGACCTCGGGGTACGTACCCGGACAGGCAGCGCCCTTACAGGGGCCGAGCCCGCCGGGCAGGGGGTCGGCGACGCCCTGCCCGGCCAGGCCGCCGAGGACCGTGGCCGCCGCGACCGTGATGGCCACCGCCAGATATGCTGAGCTTTTTCTTCGCATACCTGGAAATATGCTCATTACGGACATGGGTGGCGGGAGACACGCTCAGCGCTCCCCCCATTAGGCCGACCAGCGGCAGGCTCGACACCCCTTAGGGGCCTGACCGGGCGTCAGGCGTCCTTGAGCTCCTGCCGCTGCCGCCCGAGCCCGTCGATCTCCAGCTCCACCACGTCCCCGGCCCGCAGATAGGGCTTGGGCTCCGGCCGGCCGAGGGCGACGCCCGCGGGCGTCCCCGTGTTGATCACGTCGCCCGGGTACAGCGTCATGAACCGGCTGACGTAGCGGACCACCTCCGCCACCGGGAAGATCTGCTGGGCCGTCGTGCCGTCCTGCTTCAGCTCGCCGTTGACCCACAGCCTCAGGGACAGGGCCTGCGGGTCCCGCACCTCGTCCGCCGTCACCAGCCAGGGCCCGAGCGGATTGAAGGTCTCGCAGTTCTTGCCCTTGTCCCAGGTCCCGCCGCGCTCGATCTGGAACTCGCGCTCGGACACGTCGTGCGCCACCGCGTAGCCCGCCACGTGCGCGAGCGCCTCCTCGTGCGAGTCCACGTAGCGCGCGGTGCGCCCGATGACGATCGCCAGCTCGACCTCCCAGTCCGTCTTCACCGAGCCGCGCGGCACGAGCACCGTGTCGTTCGGCCCGACCACCGTGTCCGCCGCCTTCAGGAAGACGACGGGCTCGGCGGGCGGCTCGGCGCCCGCCTCCGCGGCGTGGTCGTGGTAGTTGAGGCCGATGCACACGACCTTGCCGATCCGCGCGAGCGGCGGCCCGATCCGCAGCCCGGCCGCGTCGAGCACGGGCAGGTCACCGGCGTCGGCGGCGGCGCGCACACGGGCGAGCGCGGCGTCGTCGGCGAGCAGCGCGCCGTCGATGTCGCCGACGACGCCGGACAGGTCGCGCAGGCTGCCCCCGGCGTCGAGCAGCGCGGGGCGCTCGGCGCCCGCGGTACCGACTCGCAGCAGCTTCATGTCTGTCTCCCTTGGTCGAGCCCGGCCCGGCCGATGGAGGTGCGGCGCCATCGGAGGTCGGTCGATCCTCCAAGCCCGGCGTCCGGCCCGCAAGACCCCGTTCACGTACTGGACCATCACATGGCCGTGGCCATGGCTCCCGCCGCGCCCTGCGGCATGTTCCGGTACAGCACGGCCCGCTCCACCGCACTCCAGGTCGTGCTGGTCACGACGTACAGCGCGGCCGCGAGCGGCACGACCGCGACGGAGAACAGCGTCATGAAGGACATCAGGGGCATGAACTTGGTCATCGCGGCCATCGCCTGCGCCCCGGGCATCTGCTCGCCGCCCTGGGCCGCGGGCAGCGGTGCCCCGGCCAGCTGCCGCTTCGTGCGCCGGTAGTTGAAGGTGGCGACGGCGGCGACGAGCGCGAAGAGGACCAGATAGACGAGCCCGGCCCCGCCGAGGACGCCGCCGTCGCCGAGCGCGTCGGCCCAGCGCCCGCCGAGCGGCGCCGCGAGCAGCTTGTGGTCGAGGAGCGCGTTGGCCTTCCCGCCGATGTCCGAGCTGGAGAACAGGTGGTAGAGCAGGAAGAACACGGGCAGCTGGAAGAGGCCCGGCAGACAGCCGGCCAGTGGCGACACGTTCTCCTTGCGGTGCAGTTCGAGGACCGCCTTCTGGAGCTTCTCCGGGTTCTTGCCGTGCTTCTTGCGCAACTCGGCGATCTGCGGGTTGAGCTTGGCGCGTGCCTTCTGGCCGCGTGCGGCGGCCCGGGACAGCGGGTGGATCAGGAGGCGTACGCAGGCGGTGACCAGGACGATGGCCGCGGCCATGGCGGAGCCGTGGAAGAGCGGTTCGAGCAGGTCGGCGAGGCGCGCGACCAGATCGGCGATGAAAGACATGGGGGTGAGCCCTCCGGGGGTCTCGTCGTGCCGGGGTGAGTGCGTATCGGCATGACGACCCGCGCGGGGTCCGGGGGGTGGAGCCGGGGGTTCCCTACGCGGCCGTCAGGAGGGGACGGCCGGGCGCTCGCGGGCGCGTGCGGCCCCGGGCGTCGGGGTCGCGCTGGGGCAGGAAGGCGGTGCGCCGCTCGCGGTCGCGGATGGCGGTGCGCACGCGGGTGCGGGGCACGGCGGGCGCGGAGCGCGCGGCGAGCAGGGAGCAGAGGGCGAGGGCGGAGCCCGCGGCGGCGGTCGCGGCGAACGCGACGGCGCCCACGAGGCTGCCGGTGTCGGCGAGGACGGTCTCGACGAGCAGGACGAACAGCAGGACGGCGGGCCGCAGGGCCGTGCCCCAGCGCTTGACCAGTTCCTTGATCAAGGCCGCCCCCTCTCCGAACTCCTGTGCGTACATGTCCGCTGCTGTTTATACAGGATCCGTTTATACCGGATCAGTGACGACGGGCTGAAGCAGCCGTCGGGGAGCGAACAGCGCCCGACTGACCGGATCACTCGGTTCCGGATCAAGCCCCGGGCCGGGCAGCATCTCCACGTCGCCGACCGGCACGAGCAGGCCGCAGACCGGGCACTCCCCCGCCGCCCCCAGCTCCGTACCGCACCGCGCGTGCCGGAAGTAGCGAAGCGGCGCGGTGTCGGCGAAGGCCTCGCGCCCCCAGGCGCCGAGCGCGCGCAGCGCCGGCCACAGGGCGCGGCCGCGCTCGGTCACCACGTACTCGTGCCGCCGGGGCGCGTCCGCGAGGGGCCGCTTCTCCAGGACGCCCGCGTCGGTGAGCGTCTGCAGCCGGGCGGCGAGGACCGCGCGCGGGATGCCGAGGTGGACGAGGAAGTCGTTGTAGCGGCGGACGCCGTAGAGCGCGTCGCGCACGACGAGCAGGGTCCAGCGCTCGCCGACGACCTCCAGGGCGCGGGCGATGGAGCACTCCTGCGCCGCGTAGTCCTTGCCGAGAGCCATGGCGCCCACTGTAGCCCTTTCGCCGACGCAAGGTTCATTCATTGAACTGACCCCTGCTACGGTCATGACGCACCGAAGGTTCATTCATTGAACTCGATCGAGTCGTCGTCGCGTGCGCCTCACCACGCGCATCCCGAAGGGGCACCCCACCCATGCCACGAACAGCCACGGCGGCGGTCACCGCCTCCTCCGCCTCCTCCACCGCGCCCGTCCGTGCGGCGTCCCCGGCCCGCACCCTCGCCCTGACCAGCGCCGCGACCTTCATGGTCCTGATGACGTACACGGCCCCGATGGTCACGCTCTCCGAGACGGCCGCCGCGCTCGGCACCTCCCTGTCCGCGCAGGCCTGGCTCCTGAACGGCACCCCGCTCGGGCTCGCGGCCCTGCTCCTCGTCGCGGGCAGCCTCGCCGACGACTACGGCCGGCGCCGGATCTTCCTGTGCGGGACGTACGCGCTCGGCGTCACCACGGCGCTCGGCGGGCTCGCCACCTCGACGTGGATGTTCACGCTCGCCCGCGTGGTCCAGGGCGCGGCCGGCGCCGCCGTGCTCGCGGCCAGCCTCGGACTGATCGCGCAGGCGTACCCGGCCGGGCCCGGGCGGATCCGGGCGACGGGGATCTGGGGCGCGTTCGTCAGCGGCGGCATAGCTCTCTCGCCGGTCGTCTCGGGCGCCCTCGCCACGCTCACGAACTGGCGCCTGCCGTACGCCGTCATGGCCGTGGCCACCCTCACCGTCGGCGTCCTCGGCCCGCGCGCCCTGACCGAGTCCCGGGCGCCGCGCCCCGGCCGCCCCGATCTCGCGGGCGCGCTGACCTTCGGCCTCGCCCTCGTCGCCCTGCTCGCCGCGCTCACCCTGGGCCGCGACGGCTGGCTGCGGCTGCCCGTCGGCGGCCTGTTGCTCACCGCCGCCGCCCTGCTCGCCGCGTTCACATATGTGGAACGACGTACGGCGACGCCGATGCTGGACCTCGGCCTGCTGCGCCGCCCGCTGTTCCTCGCCTCGTCGGCGGGCGGCCTGTTCACCGGGCTCTCGGTGATCGCCCTGTTCAGCTATCTGCCGACGGTGCTCCAGCAGACCCTGGGCCTGTCCGCGATGGGCACAGGATGGCTCTTCATGCTCTGGGCCGGTACCGGCTTCCTGGTCGCCCTCCAGGCCAGGCGGCTCGCGGGTCGGGCCTCCGCGGGGGCGCAGCTCGCCGCCGGGTTCCTGCTGCACGCCGTCGCCGCCGTGACGATGCTGGGCGCGGCCTCCGGCGGCTCCTGGCCGCGCCTGCTGCCAGGGCTGCTGATCTCCGGCGTGGGCAGCGGCCTGCTGAACGCCGCCCTGCCGCTGCTCGCCGTCGAGTCGGTGCCGCCGGAGCGCGCCGCCATGGGCTCCGGCGCGGGCAACACCGCCCGCTACATCGGCTCCGCCGCGGGCGTCGCCCTGATGATCGCGGTGTCCACGGCCTCGGGCTCCTCGCCCGCCGCGCTCGCGCACGGCGCGGACGTGGCGCTCCTGGTGTCGGCGGGCCTCGGCGTCCTGGCCGCGCTCACCGTCCTGACGCTGCGGGAACGGCGCCGCTGACCTCGTTGCCCCCGTCATCGCCCTCGCCGTCGACCGGGTCCCGCGCGAGCACCTCGCCGTCGGGCCGGGGGTCCCGGTCGGCGGGACCGGCGTACGACACCACGAGCGCGACCACGAGGTTCACACCGAGCGCGACGATCCCGGCGTTCACGCCGAACACCGGATCGCGGTCGGTGAAGACGAGACCGCACACCACCGCGACGCCCACGACGAGGCCGCTCAGCGCCCCCGCGAGCGTGAGCCGCCGCCACACCAGGCCCACCAGCAGCATCGGCACGAGCTGCGCCATCCCCTCGTACGAGATGAGCGAGAGCCGTACGAGGGTGTTGGGCGTCGCGTACGTCAGGACCAGGGCGAGCGCGCCCGCGGCCACGACGACGCCCTGCGAGGCGAGCTTCTGCCGCGCGGGCGACCGCCACCGGGGCAGCAGCGACAGCACGCTGCTGCCCCACATCGTCCCGATGACCAGCATGAACACCGCCATCGGCACGATGGACGAGAGCGCCGCCGCGACCCCGATGACCCCGACGGCCCACGCGGGCAGCGAGTCCACCACCAGCTTGAACAGGGCCAGGTTCGACCCCGCCCCGGTAAGCCCCGGCACCACGAAGAGCGCCGCGATGCCGAGCAGCATCGGCACGAAGAGCAGGACGTTGTACGCGGGCAGCCAGATGGCGTTGCGACGCAGGGCGTCGGCGCTGCGCGCGCCGAGGTACCCGGCGACCGTGGTCGGGAAGATCACGACGGTGAGCGCGTTGAGGAACGACGTCGTGGCGAACCAGGCCTCCCCGTACGGGGATCCGCCGTGGCCGGGCAGCGTGAGCCAGTCGCGCTTCTCGCTCACGACCCGGTCCAGGAAGTCCCCGTACCCGTCGAAGTAGTGCAGCGGCACGTACAGGGCGAGGAACGCGAGCGTGCCGATGACCAGCACGTCCTTCAGGACGGACACCCACGCGCTGCCGCGCAGGCCGCTCACCACCACGAACCCGGTGGTGACGGCGAAGCCGATGAAGTAGGCCCAGTTGAGGCTGATGGCGCCGTAGGAGATCGTCGAGACGACGACGCCCATCCCCGTGATCTGGAGCTGGATGTACGGCAGCAGGAACACGGTCGCGAGCACGGCGACGCCCGCGCCGAGCCAGGGCCGGCCGAAGCGGTGCGCCACCATGTCGCTGACGCTGACGAGCCCGTGCCGCCGCGCGTAGTCCCAAAGGAGCGGCCCGACGACGTACCCGACCGCGTATCCGCAGGACATGTAGGCGACGACGTAGAGGACGGGCGCCCCGTAGTTGTACCCCCAGCCCGCGGCCCCCAGATAGCTGAAGCTCGTGTACCCCTCGCCCGCCATCAGGACCCAGATGAACACGGGCCCCAGCGAACGCCCGCCCACCGACCACTCGGTGAGCCCGCCCTGCCCGCCGCGGCCTCTGACGGCGAGCAGGCCGAGCGCGACGGTCGCGACCATGAAGACGCCGAAGACGGAGGTGGCGACGGCGGTGTTCACGAGCGCCGCCCCGTCCGCCGCCCGCGGTCGGTCCGGTAGGTGAGCCACACCGCGACCGGCGTCAGGAGCGTGGCCCCGAGCAGCCACACGAACAGGAAGGGCAGCCCGAGCACCACCGGGTCGACGCGGTTGGCGAAGGGCAGCGCCCCCAGGTACAGCACGAAGGGCGCGAGCAGCCAGAGCAGCTGCGGCCGGCGCGGGGCGCGCGGCTGACGGCGAATGATCACGGGGCGTCAGCCTACCGAGGCGTCGTCGAACGCAGCTTCCCCCACACGACGAGGCGGTACGTGGAGGTGTAGGCCGGGGTGCAGGTGGTGAGCGTGAGGTAGTACCCGGCCGTCCGGTACCCGTACCCCGCCCGCACGTCACTGCGCGGCACCGGCTTCAGCACCCCTCCGTCGCGCGCCGACGTCCGCGGCAGGACCTGGTCGACGACGTACGTGTACGTGGCCT is a window from the Streptomyces spectabilis genome containing:
- a CDS encoding Gfo/Idh/MocA family oxidoreductase, giving the protein MTEGKNDLRVGLIGYGLAGSVFHAPLIAATDGLVLDTVVTSNPDRQAEATTAYGSRTAASADELWDRADELDLVVIASPNKTHVPLATAALKAGLPVVVDKPLAGTAADARDLAALADERGLLLSVFQNRRWDNDFRTLRKLLAAGELGDVWRFESRFERWRPQPKGGWRESGDPEEIGGLLYDLGSHVVDQALVLFGPAARVYAEADVRRPGARADDDTFIAITHTGGVRSHLYVSATAAQLGPRFRVLGSAAGYVKYGLDPQEAALREGRRPGGGDAEGPWGAEPECVWGRVGSGESPLTGGGRPEPTLPGDYPAYYAAVAAALRGEGDNPVTAHEAAAALDVLEAARRSARDGVAVAL
- a CDS encoding heme-degrading domain-containing protein codes for the protein MTTRPTEPTAPSIEEIEEQERRLTLPRFTHEDAWALGCLLVELARERRAPVAIDIRRGGQQLFHAALPGSSPDNDAWIDRKRRVVERYGCSSYLVGSRFRAKGTTFDDSSRLDPDRYAAHGGAFPIGVEGVGVIGTVTVSGLPQVADHALVVEALERFSAS
- a CDS encoding choice-of-anchor A family protein, with product MAITVAAATVLGGLAGQGVADPLPGGLGPCKGAACPGTYPEVNNGPVAGRDENINVFVGEDMLVREAAAEAEGKVVVLGDFDMNKRAGASQIYNVGVAGVGSRVPPPNGSDFLTTGGDLTVATGQRLLAEEGGVSGRVVYEGTASGTVAPPAVQEAGAADPYAALPGQLTAASQCYAYDQGAKRATTGTANYTPTGTILTGDGTSKLQVFDVDFDLASPNGGQQGITFAAIPADATVLVNMYGTERQINTYVGGFPDGLRERLLWNFPDATSVEFNGTAQFAGSVLVGSAGSTSTVRMPGMNGRFFTVGSLTHTSGAGGGQEFHAYPFNGDLPTCTSPSPSPSPSESESPSPSPSPSDSDDPSPSPSPSDSDDPSPSPSPSDSDDPSPSPSPSDSDDPSPSPSPSDSDDPSPSPSPSDSDDPSPSPSPSDSDDPSPSPSPSDSDGPSPSPSDSDGPSPSPSDSDGPSPSPSPTDSPTHPHPTKSPDEMAHTGASSGELALVGGIAAALLAAGVTVVVTVRRRRAGEFE
- a CDS encoding fumarylacetoacetate hydrolase family protein, giving the protein MKLLRVGTAGAERPALLDAGGSLRDLSGVVGDIDGALLADDAALARVRAAADAGDLPVLDAAGLRIGPPLARIGKVVCIGLNYHDHAAEAGAEPPAEPVVFLKAADTVVGPNDTVLVPRGSVKTDWEVELAIVIGRTARYVDSHEEALAHVAGYAVAHDVSEREFQIERGGTWDKGKNCETFNPLGPWLVTADEVRDPQALSLRLWVNGELKQDGTTAQQIFPVAEVVRYVSRFMTLYPGDVINTGTPAGVALGRPEPKPYLRAGDVVELEIDGLGRQRQELKDA
- a CDS encoding YidC/Oxa1 family membrane protein insertase, coding for MSFIADLVARLADLLEPLFHGSAMAAAIVLVTACVRLLIHPLSRAAARGQKARAKLNPQIAELRKKHGKNPEKLQKAVLELHRKENVSPLAGCLPGLFQLPVFFLLYHLFSSSDIGGKANALLDHKLLAAPLGGRWADALGDGGVLGGAGLVYLVLFALVAAVATFNYRRTKRQLAGAPLPAAQGGEQMPGAQAMAAMTKFMPLMSFMTLFSVAVVPLAAALYVVTSTTWSAVERAVLYRNMPQGAAGAMATAM
- a CDS encoding DUF6412 domain-containing protein, translated to MYAQEFGEGAALIKELVKRWGTALRPAVLLFVLLVETVLADTGSLVGAVAFAATAAAGSALALCSLLAARSAPAVPRTRVRTAIRDRERRTAFLPQRDPDARGRTRPRAPGRPLLTAA
- a CDS encoding winged helix-turn-helix transcriptional regulator, encoding MALGKDYAAQECSIARALEVVGERWTLLVVRDALYGVRRYNDFLVHLGIPRAVLAARLQTLTDAGVLEKRPLADAPRRHEYVVTERGRALWPALRALGAWGREAFADTAPLRYFRHARCGTELGAAGECPVCGLLVPVGDVEMLPGPGLDPEPSDPVSRALFAPRRLLQPVVTDPV
- a CDS encoding MFS transporter; this translates as MPRTATAAVTASSASSTAPVRAASPARTLALTSAATFMVLMTYTAPMVTLSETAAALGTSLSAQAWLLNGTPLGLAALLLVAGSLADDYGRRRIFLCGTYALGVTTALGGLATSTWMFTLARVVQGAAGAAVLAASLGLIAQAYPAGPGRIRATGIWGAFVSGGIALSPVVSGALATLTNWRLPYAVMAVATLTVGVLGPRALTESRAPRPGRPDLAGALTFGLALVALLAALTLGRDGWLRLPVGGLLLTAAALLAAFTYVERRTATPMLDLGLLRRPLFLASSAGGLFTGLSVIALFSYLPTVLQQTLGLSAMGTGWLFMLWAGTGFLVALQARRLAGRASAGAQLAAGFLLHAVAAVTMLGAASGGSWPRLLPGLLISGVGSGLLNAALPLLAVESVPPERAAMGSGAGNTARYIGSAAGVALMIAVSTASGSSPAALAHGADVALLVSAGLGVLAALTVLTLRERRR
- a CDS encoding sodium:solute symporter family protein produces the protein MNTAVATSVFGVFMVATVALGLLAVRGRGGQGGLTEWSVGGRSLGPVFIWVLMAGEGYTSFSYLGAAGWGYNYGAPVLYVVAYMSCGYAVGYVVGPLLWDYARRHGLVSVSDMVAHRFGRPWLGAGVAVLATVFLLPYIQLQITGMGVVVSTISYGAISLNWAYFIGFAVTTGFVVVSGLRGSAWVSVLKDVLVIGTLAFLALYVPLHYFDGYGDFLDRVVSEKRDWLTLPGHGGSPYGEAWFATTSFLNALTVVIFPTTVAGYLGARSADALRRNAIWLPAYNVLLFVPMLLGIAALFVVPGLTGAGSNLALFKLVVDSLPAWAVGVIGVAAALSSIVPMAVFMLVIGTMWGSSVLSLLPRWRSPARQKLASQGVVVAAGALALVLTYATPNTLVRLSLISYEGMAQLVPMLLVGLVWRRLTLAGALSGLVVGVAVVCGLVFTDRDPVFGVNAGIVALGVNLVVALVVSYAGPADRDPRPDGEVLARDPVDGEGDDGGNEVSGAVPAASGR
- a CDS encoding DUF3311 domain-containing protein; translation: MIIRRQPRAPRRPQLLWLLAPFVLYLGALPFANRVDPVVLGLPFLFVWLLGATLLTPVAVWLTYRTDRGRRTGRRS